Below is a window of Leptidea sinapis chromosome 4, ilLepSina1.1, whole genome shotgun sequence DNA.
TCAGTCttcttttaatttcttttttatgattttatcttTCTCTTGGTCAGTTTGGCTCTCGCTTACATAGGTGTCGTTTGAAGCTATACTCAAAATATCAATATCCGTGTTTTTATTTGGATACACATCACTGTCTAAAGTCTTATCGTCTCTTGATTCCGTTGAGTGAATGCGTATCGGTTTTAGCTCGTGGTATTCATCAGATGATTTTCTTACTGTCTCGTCTGTTTCTCCATACCGTACATGGAAACCTTGCTTCATCCTCATCGTGGATGTTGGTTCATTCGATAATTCCTCTGATGCGATGTCATCAGCTTGTGAGCTCGTATGAGGAAGTTCATATCTCTCCATAAAATATTCATCCACACTATGCAAATGAACTGAATAATCGAGATCTTGTTTATTCAAATCGTTTTCTGGAGGTTCAGTGCTATTGATATTGTTCTCCAGTACGTTATTTTCAGGGCTTTCAATTTTAGCCAAAAGAGCCTCAGtcgcttcttcttcttcattgaGGAGCAGCGCATAATTGAATGCTTCGGGGGTTTCAGATGATCTTCTACGACCAGtatcaagtttatttattagttgATCGTCATTCAAACCAACTACATTTAGCGATTCGGGTGCATTTAATAGCTCTTTTGCATTAAAAGCTTGTGTAACTTCATGTTCATGTTTAATTGTGGGATCAGTGATATTCAATGTAGCATTATTAGGCTCTGGCATATCTGTACCATTATCATACGATTGTCTATCATTCACAATAGTTACCCTGCGTCTATGATGGCCTGATGTGTCATCAGGCTTGTCATCGTGccttataaatgatttttcaatGACATCTCTACTGTTAGGAAAATGATCTAGCAGATGTTCCCAATCTTTGAGACAGAGTGTCAAAATTTGAGACTGAAGCACAGTTACGTAGGTGTGAGAGTAAGGTAAGTTGTGTTCGAAGCCATTTATCTGAAATTCACATATTGTgtgtacaaacgagcgtatgggtcacctcaTTTTAGGTCTTCAAAGCCTATATCTCTTAAAGCTATGCTGGCCATTTAGATCGTCGAAAGTACTTTTTTTGATGGGACCCATGCCTTATCGATCAGTCCACACCGCCAAAAACAATTCATTCCAGTACGGATGTGCGCGAAAGAAagttatttgaaaactgtctaGTGGACGAATACATCCACCTGGCAAGGAAGATGTGTTAGTTTTGTGGCGTGTGGTGTATTGGTGGAATTAAATGGTCTCTACCATTATATATTCCATACCATAACGAACCATAAATATCTTGTTATGTTCCTTTTT
It encodes the following:
- the LOC126980035 gene encoding uncharacterized protein LOC126980035, coding for MYVVKEKEITDSLYIVHTGRVLESTEDRETTRLYFAGETFGTINGFEHNLPYSHTYVTVLQSQILTLCLKDWEHLLDHFPNSRDVIEKSFIRHDDKPDDTSGHHRRRVTIVNDRQSYDNGTDMPEPNNATLNITDPTIKHEHEVTQAFNAKELLNAPESLNVVGLNDDQLINKLDTGRRRSSETPEAFNYALLLNEEEEATEALLAKIESPENNVLENNINSTEPPENDLNKQDLDYSVHLHSVDEYFMERYELPHTSSQADDIASEELSNEPTSTMRMKQGFHVRYGETDETVRKSSDEYHELKPIRIHSTESRDDKTLDSDVYPNKNTDIDILSIASNDTYVSESQTDQEKDKIIKKKLKED